One window of Mucilaginibacter inviolabilis genomic DNA carries:
- a CDS encoding M949_RS01915 family surface polysaccharide biosynthesis protein translates to MHYIKFMSLLIFLSAGQIAMAQISVIKVNKRSIPSSIKYKGDIVSSIRFTDSEGEHLLIATETGITDTRGDSEDGNGRDAALYAYQYTIKSNGSQQLNWQMVDFVKDCQVDLEAIYIPGTFAVTDLDRNGKAEVWLMYKTLCTGDISPGEMKIIMHEGGKKYAVRGQNKVRVGQGEYDGGKYTFDDAFKSGPEVFRKYAQELWKKNIWGPRD, encoded by the coding sequence ATGCATTACATCAAATTCATGAGCCTGCTGATATTTTTATCCGCAGGGCAAATTGCTATGGCGCAAATCAGTGTAATTAAGGTTAATAAAAGATCGATACCTTCATCCATTAAATATAAAGGAGATATTGTTAGTTCAATACGTTTTACAGACAGTGAAGGTGAGCACTTGTTAATCGCTACCGAAACAGGGATTACCGATACGAGGGGCGATAGTGAAGATGGTAACGGGCGCGATGCTGCCCTGTATGCTTATCAATATACCATAAAAAGCAATGGCAGCCAGCAGCTAAACTGGCAAATGGTTGATTTTGTAAAAGATTGCCAGGTTGACCTGGAAGCAATATACATCCCGGGAACATTTGCCGTTACCGATTTGGACAGGAATGGTAAAGCCGAAGTGTGGCTGATGTATAAAACTTTATGCACCGGTGATATCAGTCCCGGCGAAATGAAGATCATTATGCATGAGGGCGGTAAAAAATACGCCGTAAGAGGGCAAAATAAAGTTAGAGTAGGACAGGGTGAGTATGATGGAGGAAAATATACTTTTGATGATGCTTTTAAAAGCGGCCCCGAGGTATTCAGAAAATATGCCCAGGAACTTTGGAAAAAGAATATATGGGGGCCGAGAGATTAA